One window from the genome of Variovorax sp. PAMC26660 encodes:
- a CDS encoding MaoC family dehydratase, translating to MPRMTKKTFQTLQDLSACVGQEVAVSDWITITQEQVNLFAEATGDHQWIHVDVERAKAGPFGAPIAHGFLTLSLLPRFFEAAIDVVESRMGVNYGMNRVRFMSPVPVGKRLRARMKLLSSEPIADDGFQMTWETTIELEGAAKPACVAESVARRYR from the coding sequence ATGCCTCGCATGACAAAAAAGACATTCCAGACCCTTCAGGATCTCTCCGCCTGCGTCGGCCAGGAAGTCGCCGTGAGCGACTGGATCACCATCACGCAGGAGCAGGTCAACCTGTTCGCCGAGGCGACGGGCGACCACCAGTGGATCCATGTGGATGTGGAGCGGGCCAAGGCCGGTCCCTTCGGCGCACCGATTGCCCACGGCTTTCTGACGCTGTCGCTGCTGCCGCGATTCTTCGAGGCGGCCATCGACGTGGTCGAGTCGCGCATGGGCGTGAACTACGGCATGAACCGGGTGCGCTTCATGTCGCCGGTGCCGGTGGGCAAGCGGCTGCGCGCGCGCATGAAGCTGCTGAGCTCGGAGCCGATTGCCGACGATGGCTTCCAGATGACCTGGGAAACCACCATCGAGCTCGAAGGCGCTGCCAAGCCGGCCTGCGTGGCCGAATCGGTGGCGCGGCGCTACCGCTGA
- a CDS encoding ParA family protein, with the protein MPVVLVANPKGGVGKSTIATNIAGYFASRGHAVMLGDVDRQQSSRLWLGLRPPMARPISTWEATGESTVVRPPRGTTHAVLDTPAGLHGWRFKEVLGLADRVIVPLQPSIFDIYATRDFLDRLMEQRRAEKTKIGLVGMRVNARTLAADRLHEFIEGLGVPVLGELRDTQNYVQLAARGLTLFDIAPGRVQRDLEQWQPICDWLEN; encoded by the coding sequence ATGCCGGTGGTTCTGGTCGCCAACCCCAAGGGTGGCGTTGGCAAGTCGACGATTGCGACGAACATCGCGGGCTACTTCGCAAGCCGCGGCCATGCCGTGATGCTGGGCGATGTGGATCGCCAGCAGTCCTCGCGGCTCTGGCTGGGCCTGCGCCCGCCGATGGCGCGGCCCATTTCCACCTGGGAGGCCACGGGCGAAAGCACCGTGGTGCGGCCACCACGCGGCACCACGCACGCGGTGCTGGACACGCCGGCCGGCCTGCACGGCTGGCGCTTCAAGGAGGTGCTGGGGCTGGCCGACCGGGTGATCGTGCCGCTGCAGCCGAGCATCTTCGACATCTACGCCACGCGCGATTTCCTCGACCGGCTGATGGAGCAGCGCCGCGCCGAGAAAACGAAGATCGGCCTCGTGGGCATGCGGGTGAACGCCCGCACGCTGGCGGCCGACCGGCTGCATGAGTTCATCGAAGGCCTGGGCGTGCCGGTGCTGGGCGAGCTGCGCGACACGCAGAACTACGTGCAACTGGCGGCACGCGGACTCACGCTGTTCGACATTGCGCCGGGCCGCGTGCAGCGCGACCTGGAGCAGTGGCAGCCGATTTGCGACTGGCTCGAGAACTGA
- a CDS encoding DUF2244 domain-containing protein, translating to MSNSVFRFATVSGQSIHWFLKRNCSVTPSQLAWLYASLCVVSLGTGTVFWLHGAPLVLPFAWLELAAVGFAFMVYARHATDGEKIALQGGRLVVELENGGHYERTEFLPHQVRIEPQTGDRSLIEVSGQGRSVRVGRYVRPELRAALAREIRMALRGA from the coding sequence GTGTCGAATTCCGTGTTTCGATTTGCCACCGTTTCAGGCCAGAGCATCCACTGGTTCCTGAAGCGCAATTGCTCGGTGACGCCGAGCCAGCTTGCCTGGCTCTATGCCTCGCTGTGCGTGGTATCGCTCGGCACAGGCACGGTGTTCTGGCTGCACGGTGCGCCGCTGGTGCTGCCATTTGCCTGGCTCGAACTGGCCGCTGTCGGGTTTGCGTTCATGGTGTACGCACGGCACGCGACCGATGGCGAGAAGATCGCGCTGCAGGGTGGGCGACTTGTCGTGGAGCTCGAGAACGGTGGGCACTACGAACGCACGGAATTTCTTCCGCACCAGGTGCGGATCGAACCGCAGACCGGCGATCGCTCGCTGATCGAGGTCTCGGGACAGGGTCGATCGGTCAGGGTAGGGCGCTATGTACGCCCGGAGTTGCGAGCGGCGTTGGCCCGCGAGATTCGAATGGCGTTGCGCGGCGCCTGA
- a CDS encoding amidohydrolase family protein translates to MDHQNLIAIDIHTHAEVSCWNPFDNYGEEYDRAADKYFGSSGRPTIAESVAYYRERKIGLVMFMVDAESNMGRRRIPNEEIAEAAQQNSDMMIAFASIDPHKGKMGAREARRLIESHGVKGFKFHPTVQAFHPYDKMAWPLYEVIAEYKLPAIFHTGHSGIGSGMRCGGGLRLEYSNPMHLDDVAIDFPDMQIVMAHPSFPWQDEALSVATHKPNVWIDLSGWSPKYFPKQLVQYANTLLKDRVLFGSDYPLITPDRWMKDFEAAGFKPEVMPGILKGNAVRLLGLDKPAVSAA, encoded by the coding sequence ATGGACCACCAGAACCTGATTGCCATCGACATCCACACCCACGCCGAAGTGAGTTGCTGGAACCCGTTCGACAACTACGGCGAGGAATACGACCGCGCCGCCGACAAGTACTTCGGATCGAGCGGCCGTCCGACCATTGCCGAGAGCGTGGCGTATTACCGTGAAAGAAAGATCGGCCTGGTGATGTTCATGGTCGATGCCGAATCGAACATGGGCCGCCGCCGCATCCCGAACGAAGAGATCGCCGAGGCCGCGCAGCAGAACAGCGACATGATGATTGCCTTCGCCAGCATCGATCCGCACAAGGGAAAGATGGGCGCACGCGAGGCGAGGCGGCTCATCGAGTCGCACGGCGTGAAGGGCTTCAAGTTCCACCCGACGGTGCAGGCCTTCCACCCCTACGACAAGATGGCCTGGCCCCTCTACGAGGTGATTGCCGAATACAAGCTGCCGGCCATCTTCCACACCGGCCACAGCGGCATCGGCTCGGGCATGCGCTGCGGCGGCGGCCTGCGGCTCGAATACAGCAACCCGATGCACCTGGACGACGTGGCCATCGACTTCCCCGACATGCAGATCGTCATGGCGCACCCCAGCTTCCCGTGGCAGGACGAGGCATTGAGCGTGGCCACGCACAAGCCCAACGTGTGGATCGACCTGTCGGGCTGGAGCCCCAAGTACTTTCCCAAGCAATTGGTGCAGTACGCCAACACGCTGCTCAAAGACCGCGTGCTGTTCGGCAGCGACTACCCGCTGATCACGCCCGATCGCTGGATGAAGGACTTCGAGGCGGCCGGCTTCAAGCCCGAGGTGATGCCGGGCATCCTCAAGGGCAATGCGGTGCGGCTGCTGGGGCTCGACAAACCTGCGGTGTCAGCGGCCTGA
- a CDS encoding succinylglutamate desuccinylase/aspartoacylase family protein, translating into MTHASFAPDTAPLEVLPRDISAYRQGNTSIDYVHRFASGRPGPHVLVNALTHGNEICGMVAATHLLDAGVRPKIGTLTVSFAHVEAYNAFDIDRPYENRQLVHNLNRIWSTDMLDGTQQSPELRRARELRPVLDAADYVLDIHSTRAPVVPFWVYPEFERNAGLALAVGRPLVHLVMPVGAAPGTGVTGYGRHGEAGIDGGAVVVECGQHFSQSAADLATDVSLRFLAHLGLIDPVRDLAAAAEPARRFRLLEVHMVQSDAFAFVRPVIGFEVFHKDELIAVDAGCEIRSPCDGCTIFMPTRAPVIGREGVYLTVPV; encoded by the coding sequence ATGACGCATGCATCGTTCGCTCCCGACACCGCGCCGCTCGAGGTGCTTCCGCGCGACATCTCGGCCTACCGGCAGGGCAACACCAGCATCGACTACGTGCACCGCTTCGCCTCGGGCCGGCCGGGGCCGCATGTGCTGGTCAATGCGCTGACGCATGGCAACGAGATCTGCGGCATGGTCGCGGCCACGCACCTGCTCGACGCGGGCGTGCGCCCGAAGATCGGCACGCTCACCGTGAGCTTTGCGCATGTGGAGGCCTACAACGCCTTCGACATCGACCGGCCCTATGAGAACCGCCAACTGGTGCACAACCTCAACCGCATCTGGTCGACGGACATGCTCGACGGCACGCAGCAAAGCCCCGAACTGCGCCGTGCACGCGAACTGCGGCCCGTGCTCGATGCGGCCGATTACGTGCTGGACATCCATTCCACGCGCGCGCCGGTGGTGCCCTTCTGGGTCTATCCGGAGTTCGAGCGCAATGCGGGCCTGGCGCTGGCCGTCGGCCGCCCGCTGGTGCACCTCGTCATGCCCGTGGGCGCTGCACCCGGCACGGGCGTGACGGGCTATGGCCGTCACGGCGAGGCTGGCATCGACGGCGGTGCGGTGGTGGTCGAATGCGGCCAGCATTTCAGCCAGTCGGCGGCCGACCTGGCCACCGACGTGTCGCTGCGTTTCCTGGCGCACCTGGGGCTCATCGATCCGGTGCGGGACCTTGCTGCGGCCGCGGAGCCGGCACGCCGGTTCCGGTTGCTCGAAGTGCACATGGTGCAGTCCGACGCGTTTGCCTTCGTGCGGCCCGTGATCGGCTTCGAGGTCTTCCACAAGGACGAGCTGATCGCGGTCGACGCGGGCTGCGAAATCCGCTCGCCCTGCGACGGCTGCACGATCTTCATGCCCACGCGCGCGCCGGTGATCGGCCGCGAAGGCGTGTACCTGACCGTGCCGGTCTGA
- a CDS encoding MurR/RpiR family transcriptional regulator, translating to MNLNQRISGYSKKLTKTERLLIEELQAHHPQGLLESATGLAKKVGTSASTVVRLLAKLGYESYAQAQMEARLEVTALLASPATRADAVINDDASIRSCLDNALLHDQHNLAVTFASLDVAAFEAAVRLLTQRKVRVHVLGQRHGASMASHLALHLNMCLPDVRLMTSTSPLLLEDQLLWIDEHDLLLAPTFRRHSLAIARAAKYFRQKGAKVVVITDGPTAPAAASADHLLLVRTSSASPFDSYTAALSVCNALITAVAQRRKKEMGAALERGDVLWEQHWNDAADPARRAPSGR from the coding sequence ATGAATCTGAACCAACGCATCTCGGGTTACAGCAAGAAGCTCACGAAGACCGAGCGGCTCCTGATCGAGGAGCTGCAGGCGCACCACCCACAGGGCTTGCTCGAATCTGCAACGGGCCTTGCAAAAAAGGTGGGCACCAGCGCATCGACCGTGGTGCGGCTGCTCGCCAAGCTAGGCTACGAAAGCTACGCCCAAGCGCAGATGGAAGCCCGCCTGGAGGTGACGGCCCTGCTGGCGTCGCCCGCCACGCGCGCGGATGCCGTCATCAACGACGACGCGTCCATCCGCTCCTGCCTGGACAACGCACTGCTGCACGACCAGCACAACCTGGCAGTCACGTTCGCATCGCTCGACGTGGCCGCGTTCGAGGCCGCGGTGCGGCTGCTCACGCAGCGCAAGGTGCGCGTGCATGTGCTCGGGCAGCGGCACGGCGCCTCGATGGCCAGCCACCTGGCGCTTCACCTGAACATGTGCCTGCCCGACGTGCGGCTCATGACGTCGACGAGCCCACTGCTGCTCGAAGACCAGTTGCTCTGGATCGACGAACACGACCTGCTGCTCGCGCCCACCTTCAGGCGCCACTCGCTCGCGATCGCGCGCGCGGCGAAGTACTTCCGCCAGAAGGGCGCGAAGGTCGTCGTGATCACCGACGGACCGACGGCCCCCGCGGCTGCATCGGCCGATCACCTGCTGCTGGTGCGCACCTCCAGCGCATCGCCCTTCGATTCGTACACAGCCGCGCTGTCGGTCTGCAATGCGCTGATCACGGCCGTGGCACAGCGCCGCAAGAAGGAGATGGGCGCGGCGCTCGAGCGCGGTGATGTACTCTGGGAACAGCACTGGAACGACGCGGCCGATCCGGCGCGCCGCGCGCCTTCAGGCCGCTGA
- a CDS encoding DUF4148 domain-containing protein: protein MEDMQARDAISASGPASGLSTLCPKEFHMNAKSIALATFATLALSTGAQAFQGEQNPLPPAPFQSTLSRTQVQADARQPLQVSNGGTGVARATTGNVDRAAVRTGALSITRAGAATYGDVTDRRM from the coding sequence ATGGAAGACATGCAGGCACGCGATGCGATCAGCGCATCGGGTCCGGCATCCGGCCTCTCAACGCTTTGCCCCAAGGAGTTCCACATGAACGCCAAGTCGATTGCCCTCGCGACCTTCGCCACCCTCGCCCTCAGCACCGGCGCCCAGGCTTTCCAGGGTGAACAGAATCCGCTGCCGCCCGCACCCTTCCAGTCGACGCTGTCGCGTACACAGGTACAGGCCGATGCACGCCAGCCATTGCAGGTCAGCAATGGCGGCACCGGCGTGGCCCGCGCGACCACGGGCAATGTCGATCGCGCCGCGGTGCGCACCGGGGCGCTCAGCATCACGCGTGCCGGTGCCGCCACCTACGGCGACGTGACCGACCGCCGGATGTAA
- a CDS encoding ComF family protein produces the protein MFSHQALRPFRPFTSLLARLPSQCEVCRAWPSQPVCDACVARFAPPMARCSGCALPVPEGVTRCGECLRHPPPLDVCLTACTYAWPWPDCIARFKFDGDAGWAGPLATLLRSAPWVEPALEQCDIVLPMPLAPGRLRERGFNQAHELARRLSPAKTDATLLLRTRETPAQSGLARAERLRNLRGAFAVEPLRADKVRGRRIVLVDDVMTSGASLFTAAEALRLAGAVHITAIALARTDPPR, from the coding sequence ATGTTCAGCCATCAGGCCTTGAGGCCATTCCGGCCTTTCACTTCGCTGCTCGCACGGCTGCCCAGCCAGTGCGAAGTCTGCCGCGCATGGCCCTCGCAGCCTGTGTGCGATGCCTGCGTGGCGCGCTTCGCCCCGCCGATGGCGCGTTGCAGCGGCTGCGCCCTGCCGGTGCCCGAGGGCGTGACCCGATGCGGCGAATGCCTGCGCCACCCGCCGCCACTGGACGTCTGCCTGACCGCCTGCACCTACGCATGGCCCTGGCCGGACTGCATCGCCCGCTTCAAGTTCGATGGCGACGCAGGATGGGCCGGCCCGCTCGCCACGCTACTGCGCAGCGCGCCCTGGGTGGAGCCCGCGCTGGAGCAGTGCGACATCGTGCTGCCGATGCCGCTGGCGCCCGGTCGGCTGCGCGAGCGCGGCTTCAACCAGGCGCACGAACTGGCGCGGCGCCTGTCCCCCGCCAAGACCGATGCCACCTTGCTGCTGCGCACGCGCGAAACGCCGGCCCAGAGCGGCCTGGCGCGTGCAGAACGCCTGCGCAATCTGCGCGGCGCCTTTGCCGTGGAGCCCCTGCGCGCGGACAAGGTACGAGGCCGGCGCATCGTGCTGGTCGACGACGTGATGACCAGCGGCGCCTCGCTGTTCACAGCGGCCGAAGCCCTGCGGCTGGCCGGCGCGGTCCACATCACCGCGATCGCGCTGGCCCGCACCGACCCGCCCCGCTGA
- a CDS encoding NAD(P)H-dependent oxidoreductase, whose protein sequence is MTTTTSMGNPAGETGGIYVLAAHPHWRDSRVNRRMLAAARGVPGVDVNDLYGSYPDFAIDIEAEQARLAKASLVVLLHPIQWYSMPPLQKLWLDDVLSYGWAYGPGGTALQGKDFWLVATTGSPEPSYHPQSYHRYFFDAFLPPYEQTAALCGMRFLPPLIFHGARSASEADVKAHVDVFAQRLGSYPAWPELDELDVCVACPVPETDRPAESDDIGKVLSSVYQSAMSRGLASVSAANEANPKEGAA, encoded by the coding sequence ATGACGACAACAACATCCATGGGAAACCCCGCCGGCGAAACCGGCGGCATCTACGTGCTGGCGGCCCATCCGCACTGGCGCGATTCGCGCGTCAACCGACGCATGCTCGCCGCCGCGCGCGGCGTGCCGGGGGTCGATGTCAACGACCTCTACGGCAGCTACCCCGATTTCGCCATCGACATCGAGGCCGAGCAGGCCCGGCTCGCCAAGGCCAGCCTGGTGGTGCTGCTGCACCCGATCCAGTGGTATTCGATGCCGCCGCTGCAAAAACTCTGGCTCGACGACGTGCTCAGCTATGGCTGGGCCTACGGCCCCGGCGGCACCGCCCTGCAGGGCAAGGACTTCTGGCTGGTCGCCACCACCGGCAGCCCCGAGCCCAGCTACCACCCGCAGAGCTACCACCGCTACTTCTTCGACGCTTTCCTGCCGCCCTACGAACAGACCGCCGCGCTGTGCGGCATGCGCTTCCTGCCGCCGCTGATCTTCCACGGCGCGCGCAGCGCCAGCGAGGCCGACGTGAAGGCGCATGTCGACGTGTTCGCCCAACGGCTGGGCAGCTACCCCGCATGGCCAGAGCTCGATGAACTCGACGTCTGCGTGGCCTGCCCGGTGCCCGAGACCGACCGCCCCGCCGAATCCGACGACATTGGCAAGGTGCTGTCCAGCGTCTACCAGTCCGCGATGAGCCGTGGCCTGGCCTCCGTGTCCGCCGCCAACGAAGCGAACCCCAAGGAAGGCGCGGCCTGA
- a CDS encoding Bug family tripartite tricarboxylate transporter substrate binding protein yields the protein MSPTTAVPALRRREILGAGLTALLLPLAAHAQAFPSRPITLVVPFPAGGSVDLIARLYAEPLSKALGTAIVIDNRGGAGGSIASAQVARAKPDGYTLVVSSQSSHLANPLTQANPGYDPIKDFASISQLARSINVLLVNPAVPAKTFKEFVALVKARPGELNFCSAGPGSMGQLNVELMKSQLQLNATHVPYRGGGPLVTALIGNEVQFGLDNLAPFLPHIQAGKLRALAVAAPTRFAALPDVPTFAELGYPVLNTTSWIGLAAPAKTPPEVIAALHKAVRSVADQPVMVEALLSRGSLAPEVQSPAQFTAMMSERLALYGEMVKRAGIRGE from the coding sequence ATGAGCCCCACCACCGCAGTGCCCGCCCTTCGGCGGCGCGAGATCCTCGGCGCCGGATTGACGGCGTTGTTGTTGCCCCTGGCCGCGCATGCCCAGGCCTTCCCGTCGCGGCCGATCACGCTGGTGGTGCCGTTTCCGGCCGGTGGCTCGGTGGACCTGATTGCCCGGCTCTACGCCGAGCCGCTGTCGAAGGCGCTGGGCACGGCGATCGTCATCGACAACCGTGGCGGTGCCGGTGGTTCCATTGCCAGTGCGCAGGTCGCGCGCGCCAAGCCCGACGGCTACACGCTCGTCGTGTCTTCACAAAGTTCGCACCTGGCCAATCCGCTCACGCAAGCCAACCCGGGCTACGACCCGATCAAGGACTTCGCCTCGATCAGCCAGCTCGCCCGCTCCATCAACGTGCTGCTGGTGAACCCGGCAGTGCCCGCGAAGACCTTCAAGGAATTCGTCGCGCTGGTGAAGGCACGCCCGGGCGAGCTGAACTTCTGCAGCGCCGGGCCGGGCAGCATGGGGCAGCTCAATGTGGAGTTGATGAAGTCGCAGTTGCAGCTCAATGCCACGCACGTGCCGTACCGTGGCGGCGGCCCGCTGGTGACCGCACTCATCGGGAACGAGGTGCAGTTTGGGCTGGACAACCTCGCGCCATTCCTGCCACACATCCAGGCCGGCAAGCTGCGCGCGCTGGCGGTGGCCGCGCCGACCCGCTTCGCGGCGCTGCCCGATGTGCCGACCTTCGCGGAACTGGGCTACCCGGTGCTCAACACCACGTCGTGGATCGGCCTGGCCGCGCCCGCGAAGACGCCGCCCGAGGTGATCGCCGCGCTGCACAAGGCCGTGCGCTCGGTGGCGGACCAGCCGGTCATGGTCGAGGCGCTGCTGTCGCGCGGCTCGCTCGCGCCCGAGGTGCAGTCGCCCGCGCAGTTCACCGCGATGATGTCCGAGCGGCTGGCGCTCTACGGCGAGATGGTCAAGCGCGCGGGCATCCGTGGCGAGTGA
- a CDS encoding class I SAM-dependent methyltransferase, with protein sequence MATDPARRPPTIDPTAAARWRRLAPADGSPWLHEEIGRRMEDRLQWIKAQPSSWADWAPLRGGLEAHELVAKRYRDAASFVIEPEPALAAATGEALAAPWWSARRWQGGKARFDAPPEEGVDLLWANMSLHMAADPEALISQWHRLVATDGFLMFSCLGPDTVRELRALHARLGWPAAGHEYTDMHDWGDMLVHAGFAEPVMDMERIVLTWATPEAALAELRTLGRNLHPARFGALRGKTWHKALKTALPELAPAEGAAGHIALTFEVIYGHAFKPTPRVSLSAESAVSLREMRSMLQRGRPGA encoded by the coding sequence ATGGCCACCGACCCCGCAAGAAGACCGCCGACCATCGACCCAACGGCGGCAGCCCGCTGGCGTCGGCTCGCGCCCGCCGATGGCTCGCCCTGGCTGCACGAGGAAATCGGCCGCCGGATGGAAGACCGGCTGCAATGGATCAAGGCCCAGCCCAGCTCATGGGCCGATTGGGCTCCGCTGCGCGGCGGGCTCGAGGCGCATGAACTGGTGGCCAAGCGCTATCGCGACGCAGCCTCCTTCGTGATCGAACCCGAGCCGGCGCTGGCCGCCGCGACCGGCGAAGCGCTGGCCGCCCCTTGGTGGAGCGCGCGCCGCTGGCAAGGCGGCAAGGCGCGCTTCGATGCGCCGCCCGAAGAGGGCGTCGACCTGCTCTGGGCCAACATGTCGCTGCACATGGCGGCCGACCCTGAGGCGCTGATCTCGCAATGGCACCGGCTGGTGGCGACCGACGGCTTCCTGATGTTCTCCTGCCTCGGGCCCGACACCGTGCGCGAGTTGCGCGCGCTGCATGCCCGGCTGGGCTGGCCCGCTGCGGGCCACGAGTACACCGACATGCACGACTGGGGCGACATGCTGGTGCACGCGGGCTTCGCCGAGCCGGTGATGGACATGGAGCGCATCGTATTGACCTGGGCCACACCCGAGGCGGCGCTGGCCGAGCTGCGCACGCTCGGGCGCAACCTGCATCCGGCGCGCTTCGGCGCGTTGCGTGGCAAGACGTGGCACAAGGCGCTGAAGACGGCGCTGCCCGAACTCGCGCCCGCCGAGGGTGCTGCGGGCCACATCGCACTGACCTTCGAGGTCATCTACGGCCATGCCTTCAAGCCGACGCCGCGCGTGTCGTTGTCGGCCGAAAGCGCGGTGTCGTTGCGCGAGATGCGATCGATGCTTCAACGGGGTCGTCCGGGCGCGTGA
- the trmL gene encoding tRNA (uridine(34)/cytosine(34)/5-carboxymethylaminomethyluridine(34)-2'-O)-methyltransferase TrmL, which translates to MFHIVLVHPEIPPNTGNVIRLAANTGCTLHLVEPLGFSMDDRLLRRAGLDYHEYAEVKRHADWQALLDAERPAADRMFALTTRGTRAVHDVHFQPGDWLVFGSETSGLPPAVRDGFAEPQRLRLPMREGQRSLNLSNAVAVTVFEAWRQNGFG; encoded by the coding sequence ATGTTCCATATCGTCCTGGTCCACCCCGAAATTCCGCCCAACACCGGCAACGTGATCCGGCTGGCCGCCAACACTGGCTGCACCCTGCACCTGGTCGAGCCGCTCGGCTTTTCGATGGACGACCGCCTGCTGCGCCGCGCCGGGCTTGACTATCACGAGTACGCCGAGGTCAAGCGCCACGCCGACTGGCAGGCGCTGCTCGATGCAGAACGGCCTGCCGCCGACCGCATGTTCGCCCTGACCACGCGCGGCACGCGCGCCGTGCACGACGTGCACTTCCAGCCTGGCGACTGGCTGGTGTTCGGCTCGGAAACCAGCGGACTCCCGCCGGCAGTGCGCGACGGTTTCGCCGAGCCGCAGCGCCTGCGGCTGCCGATGCGCGAAGGCCAGCGCAGCCTGAATCTCTCGAACGCGGTGGCCGTGACGGTGTTCGAGGCCTGGCGCCAGAACGGCTTCGGCTGA
- the kefC gene encoding glutathione-regulated potassium-efflux system protein KefC codes for MEHAPAWLTSSLIYLSAAVLVVPLSKALGLGSIIGYLVAGIAIGPWGLGLVSSVEDVLHFAEFGVVLMLFLVGLELEPKRLWNLRRPIFGWGAAQVLSCAAVLFAVGWAVGAEWRVALVASLGLALSSTAIALQVFGERNLLKTPSGQAGFSILLFQDVAAIPILALLPLLAGATAAEQSISGLDRALEAAKIIGVIAGIILGGRLLLRPLLRWIARSNTPEIFTAAALLLVVAIAALMQLVGLSMALGAFLAGVLLAESEYRRELETDIEPFKGLLLGLFFIAVGMSINFGVLIASPWLMAALVVGFMVVKLVVIYALAKAMGLAYQERPVFTLLLAQGGEFAFVVFQAAGPDVLPPHITSLLIGAVALSMLLSPLLLVLLDKFVLPRYSRNQGPQLEEISEQQDAKVLICGFGRYGQIVGRMLMSQGLRVTVLDHDADTVEGLRQFGFRVFYGDATRLDLLRTAGAGSAKAIVVAVDDIEQSLEIVDLVKENFPQARIIARARNVTHLFQLRDRGVTDVEREVFESSLRSARSTLEALGWPAHEARESTMRFRQRNIKLSDEIYPHYKDRAKLIAANKEGRQQFEEQMAREREERQRRSGRDWDRLEEDEGTDAEAKAP; via the coding sequence ATGGAACACGCACCCGCCTGGCTGACCAGCAGCCTGATTTATCTGAGCGCCGCCGTGCTGGTGGTGCCGCTGTCCAAGGCCCTGGGCCTTGGCTCGATCATTGGCTACCTCGTGGCCGGCATCGCCATCGGCCCCTGGGGTCTGGGCCTCGTGTCCAGTGTCGAGGACGTGCTGCATTTCGCCGAATTCGGCGTGGTGCTGATGCTGTTCCTCGTGGGCCTCGAACTCGAACCCAAGCGCCTGTGGAACCTGCGCCGGCCCATCTTCGGCTGGGGCGCCGCGCAGGTGCTCAGTTGCGCCGCCGTGCTCTTCGCCGTCGGCTGGGCAGTGGGCGCCGAATGGCGCGTGGCACTGGTGGCATCGCTGGGCCTGGCGCTGTCGTCCACCGCCATCGCGCTGCAGGTGTTCGGCGAACGCAACCTGCTCAAGACGCCCAGCGGCCAGGCCGGCTTCTCGATCCTGCTGTTCCAGGACGTGGCGGCCATTCCCATTCTTGCGCTGCTGCCGCTGCTGGCCGGCGCCACCGCCGCCGAGCAATCGATCAGCGGGCTGGACCGTGCGCTGGAGGCCGCAAAGATCATCGGTGTGATCGCCGGCATCATCCTCGGCGGCCGGCTGCTGCTGCGCCCGCTGCTGCGCTGGATCGCGCGCAGCAACACGCCCGAGATCTTCACCGCCGCAGCCTTGCTGCTGGTGGTGGCCATCGCGGCGCTGATGCAACTGGTGGGCCTGTCGATGGCGCTCGGCGCCTTCCTCGCCGGCGTGCTGCTGGCGGAAAGCGAATACCGGCGCGAACTCGAAACCGACATCGAGCCCTTCAAGGGCCTGCTGCTCGGCCTGTTCTTCATCGCCGTGGGCATGTCGATCAACTTCGGCGTGCTGATCGCCAGCCCCTGGCTGATGGCCGCACTCGTGGTCGGCTTCATGGTCGTCAAGCTGGTCGTGATCTATGCGCTCGCCAAGGCGATGGGCCTGGCCTACCAGGAGCGGCCGGTGTTCACGCTGCTGCTGGCGCAGGGCGGCGAGTTCGCCTTCGTGGTGTTCCAGGCGGCGGGCCCCGACGTGCTGCCGCCCCACATCACCTCGCTGCTGATCGGCGCCGTGGCGCTGTCGATGCTGCTGTCGCCGCTGTTGCTGGTGCTGCTCGACAAGTTCGTGCTGCCGCGCTACAGCCGCAACCAGGGTCCGCAGCTCGAAGAAATCTCGGAGCAGCAAGACGCCAAGGTGCTGATCTGCGGCTTCGGCCGCTACGGCCAGATCGTCGGGCGCATGCTGATGTCGCAGGGCCTGCGCGTGACGGTGCTCGACCACGACGCCGACACGGTCGAAGGCTTGCGCCAGTTCGGCTTTCGCGTGTTCTATGGCGACGCGACGCGGCTCGACCTGCTGCGCACCGCAGGCGCCGGATCGGCCAAGGCCATCGTGGTGGCGGTGGACGACATCGAGCAATCGCTGGAGATCGTCGACCTCGTGAAGGAAAACTTCCCGCAGGCCCGCATCATCGCGCGGGCCCGCAACGTGACGCACCTGTTTCAGTTGCGCGACCGCGGCGTGACCGATGTCGAGCGCGAGGTGTTCGAGTCGTCGCTGCGCAGCGCCCGCTCCACGCTCGAAGCGCTGGGCTGGCCGGCGCACGAGGCGCGCGAGTCGACCATGCGGTTCCGACAACGGAACATCAAGCTCAGCGACGAGATCTACCCGCACTACAAGGACCGCGCCAAGCTGATCGCAGCCAACAAGGAAGGCCGCCAGCAGTTCGAGGAACAGATGGCGCGCGAGCGCGAAGAGCGGCAGCGCCGCTCGGGACGCGACTGGGACCGGCTGGAAGAAGACGAAGGCACCGACGCCGAAGCGAAGGCGCCCTGA